A stretch of the Panicum virgatum strain AP13 chromosome 9N, P.virgatum_v5, whole genome shotgun sequence genome encodes the following:
- the LOC120687313 gene encoding NAC domain-containing protein 105-like has product MQEEGWVVCRAFKKRTMHPPRSVAGAWDPSYPYYHDPVLAGAARFKQESPELDGGAASAASALLQYSSRLAELPQLESPPLPNQGSHRASADGEGDPAAATDWRALDRFVASQLIPPDEDHAAAGQGGLQQQEYYCGKPPLGAAHAEDSTDQDATDMVALLLLDGAARHEEAGLLGSVADPACLHKNAARFRKP; this is encoded by the coding sequence ATGCAGGAAGAAGGGTGGGTGGTGTGCCGAGCGTTCAAGAAGCGCACCATGCACCCGCCGCGGAGCGTCGCCGGAGCGTGGGACCCGAGCTACCCCTACTACCACGACCCcgtcctcgccggcgcggcgcgcttCAAGCAAGAGTCCCCCGagctggacggcggcgccgcctccgcagcCAGCGCCCTCCTGCAGTACTCCAGCCGCCTCGCGGAGCTCCCGCAGCTCGAGAGCCCGCCGCTGCCGAACCAGGGGAGCCACCGGGCCTCGGCCGACGGCGAGGGGGATCCCGCGGCGGCCACGGACTGGAGGGCGCTCGACAGGTTCGTCGCGTCCCAGCTCATCCCTCCTGACGaggaccacgccgccgccgggcagggCGGCTTGCAACAGCAGGAGTATTATTGCGGCAAGCCGCCGCTGGGGGCGGCGCACGCCGAGGACAGTACTGATCAGGACGCGACGGACATGGTGGCGCTGCTGCTCCTGGACGGCGCCGCCCGGCACGAGGAAGCCGGGCTGCTGGGCTCCGTGGCCGACCCTGCGTGCCTGCACAAGAACGCGGCGAGATTTCGCAAACCATAG